A region from the Desulfovibrio legallii genome encodes:
- a CDS encoding HAD family hydrolase, whose translation MSARLFPHGLAGVIFDCDGVLLDSRESNAIFYNKVLSVFGLPPMTPEQEEYCFMATAGQALRHIVPPDLHHRIEEVVSRDVVYDRDIVPLLRLQEGFRPFADDLRARGVRMAVHTNRRLHGIQRVLDIFALPSYFDPVVAADTAAPKPSPEGAQRICAAWGCNPADVLFVGDSEHDKTTAEGAGVVFAAFTTGPLRGRITAADFAALHAALADALPRKAGR comes from the coding sequence ATGAGCGCCCGGCTTTTTCCGCACGGGCTCGCCGGGGTCATTTTTGACTGCGACGGCGTGCTGCTGGATTCGCGCGAATCCAACGCCATCTTTTACAATAAGGTACTCTCTGTCTTCGGGCTGCCGCCCATGACGCCGGAGCAGGAAGAATACTGCTTCATGGCCACGGCGGGGCAGGCTCTGCGGCACATTGTGCCGCCCGATCTGCACCACCGCATTGAAGAGGTCGTTAGCCGCGATGTGGTTTATGACCGCGATATCGTGCCCTTACTGCGGCTGCAGGAGGGCTTCCGCCCTTTTGCGGATGACCTGCGCGCCCGCGGGGTGCGCATGGCCGTGCACACCAACCGCCGCCTGCACGGCATCCAAAGGGTTCTGGACATTTTTGCCCTGCCCTCCTATTTTGATCCTGTGGTCGCGGCGGATACAGCCGCGCCCAAGCCCTCGCCGGAAGGGGCGCAACGCATCTGCGCCGCCTGGGGCTGCAATCCGGCGGACGTGCTTTTTGTGGGCGACAGCGAGCACGACAAAACCACCGCGGAAGGGGCCGGGGTGGTTTTTGCCGCCTTTACCACCGGCCCCCTGCGCGGACGGATTACGGCGGCGGACTTTGCCGCGCTGCACGCCGCCCTCGCCGATGCCCTGCCCCGCAAGGCCGGGCGCTGA
- a CDS encoding YggT family protein yields the protein MIVLANTLSAVALVLGGLLNLYFWIVIIAAVLTWVRPDPYNPIVRTLRALTEPVFYRVRKWLPFTYTGGMDFSPVVVLLAIELFNRIVVASLAQYAMTLN from the coding sequence ATGATTGTTCTTGCCAATACCCTGAGCGCCGTTGCCCTGGTGCTGGGGGGGCTTCTGAACCTCTATTTCTGGATTGTCATCATTGCGGCCGTGCTCACCTGGGTGCGGCCCGACCCGTACAATCCCATTGTACGCACCTTGCGCGCGCTGACAGAACCGGTCTTTTACCGGGTGCGCAAGTGGCTGCCCTTTACCTATACGGGCGGCATGGATTTTTCCCCGGTAGTGGTGCTGCTGGCCATTGAGCTTTTTAACCGCATTGTGGTTGCCTCGCTCGCCCAGTACGCCATGACCCTCAACTAG
- the pdxS gene encoding pyridoxal 5'-phosphate synthase lyase subunit PdxS — protein MEQGTIRLKTGLAEMLKGGVIMDVTTPEQAKIAEDAGACAVMALERVPADIRAAGGVARMADPTIVKKIMEVVSIPVMAKARIGHFVEARILEALGVDYIDESEVLTPADDKYHIDKRDFTVPFVCGCRNLGEALRRIAEGAAMIRTKGEPGTGNVVEAVRHCRQVMDEIRALCALPEAEVANFAKEIGAPLEVCYAVRKEGRLPVVNFAAGGIATPADAAMMMHLGCDGVFVGSGIFKSGDPAKRAKAIVQAVTNYKDYAVLAEISRDLGEAMVGIEISTIPAEQRMQERGW, from the coding sequence ATGGAACAGGGCACCATCCGCCTGAAGACAGGCCTTGCGGAAATGCTCAAAGGCGGTGTGATCATGGACGTCACTACGCCCGAACAGGCCAAGATCGCCGAAGACGCGGGCGCCTGCGCCGTCATGGCCCTGGAGCGCGTGCCCGCCGACATCCGCGCCGCGGGCGGCGTGGCCCGTATGGCTGATCCCACCATCGTCAAAAAAATCATGGAAGTGGTGAGCATCCCCGTCATGGCCAAGGCCCGCATCGGCCACTTTGTGGAGGCCCGCATCCTTGAGGCCCTGGGCGTGGACTACATCGACGAAAGCGAAGTGCTCACCCCCGCCGACGACAAATACCACATCGACAAGCGCGACTTTACCGTGCCCTTTGTCTGCGGCTGCCGCAACCTGGGCGAAGCCCTGCGCCGCATCGCCGAAGGCGCGGCCATGATCCGCACCAAGGGCGAGCCCGGCACCGGCAATGTGGTGGAGGCCGTGCGCCACTGCCGCCAGGTTATGGATGAAATCCGCGCCCTGTGTGCCCTGCCCGAGGCTGAAGTGGCCAACTTCGCCAAAGAGATCGGCGCGCCCCTGGAAGTCTGTTACGCCGTGCGCAAGGAAGGCCGCCTGCCTGTGGTCAACTTCGCCGCCGGCGGCATCGCCACCCCGGCCGACGCCGCCATGATGATGCACCTGGGCTGCGACGGCGTGTTCGTGGGCTCCGGCATCTTCAAATCCGGCGACCCGGCCAAGCGCGCCAAGGCCATTGTTCAGGCCGTGACCAACTATAAGGACTACGCCGTGCTGGCCGAAATCTCCCGCGACCTGGGCGAAGCCATGGTGGGCATTGAAATCTCCACCATCCCCGCCGAACAGCGCATGCAGGAACGGGGCTGGTAG